A part of Girardinichthys multiradiatus isolate DD_20200921_A chromosome 12, DD_fGirMul_XY1, whole genome shotgun sequence genomic DNA contains:
- the LOC124878639 gene encoding trichoplein keratin filament-binding protein: MALPTFSARGPSRSRMLAEQLARQREQEARWRQQWELHARYFREQGVRSRRQVAWSSRDSFQQSMSAYHKERLKEEKKAKLEQRRDRLRAMLQEERDRLEAELRDLVPERSQMVSQWKEKAEELQKAREERRKKVAQELLKEHWKRNSPDLREFESALHKDHVVSQWQEQISEKKQKEVWEREEKTRFENEYERSRKEALERIRQAEEGKREEERKRAEELRKQMEELKMREEEATRLKEEQKALLVKKWELEKMEEERKKTEEWQKKHEIGHFLVRQYRAQLKRRAQQIQEELEVDRKILAALLEQEEEDKRWQTARRERAVADAAWMKHVIEEQLDLERKREAEFDVLYREEAQRVWEKREAQWEKEKKARERLMQEVLVGRQQQLELKMLKNREAQEESLKRREELIQELELERNLRCLEKETEQSCRTARMQELKAQVEQKHQEQWEEQCRIQQEEEEERKALEIQDGDLKLEMQKIAEEGYQQKIHSRPRSAWT; encoded by the exons ATGGCCCTTCCGACTTTCTCGGCCCGCGGTCCCAGTCGGTCGCGAATGCTAGCCGAGCAGCTGGCCCGGCAGCGGGAGCAGGAGGCTCGATGGCGCCAGCAATGGGAGTTGCATGCTCGTTACTTCAGGGAGCAGGGTGTCCGCAGCCGGAGGCAGGTGGCTTGGAGCTCCCGTGACTCCTTCCAGCAGAG TATGTCAGCATACCATAAAGAGAGACTAAAGGAGGAAAAGAAAGCCAAGCTAGAGCAGCGCCGAGACCGGCTCAGGGCCATGCTTCAAGAAGAGCGAGACCGACTGGAGGCAGAACTTCGGGATCTAGTTCCTGAGAGGAGCCAAATGGTGagccagtggaaggaaaaagctgAAGAGCTTCAAAAAGCCAGAgaggagagaaggaaaaag GTTGCACAGGAACTTCTGAAAGAGCACTGGAAGAGAAACAGCCCAGACCTGCGTGAG TTTGAGTCAGCATTGCATAAGGATCACGTGGTCAGCCAGTGGCAGGAGCAGATATCTGAGAAGAAACAG AAAGAAGTGTGGGAGCGGGAGGAGAAGACACGCTTTGAAAATGAGTATGAGAGGAGTCGCAAAGAAGCACTGGAGAGGATAAGGCAAGCAGAGGAGGGGAAGAGAGAAGAGGAGCGGAAGAGGGCAGAAGAGCTCCGTAAACAGATGGAGGAACTGAAAATGAGGGAGGAGGAG GCCACCCGTCTGAAGGAGGAGCAGAAGGCGTTGCTGGTCAAGAAATGGGAgctggagaagatggaggagGAAAGGAAGAAGACAGAGGAATGGCAAAAGAAACATGAAATTGG GCATTTCCTGGTTCGTCAGTATCGCGCTCAGCTGAAGAGGAGAGCCCAGCAAATCCAGGAGGAACTG GAGGTCGACCGGAAGATTCTGGCAGCTTTGCtggaacaggaggaggaggacaaaAGATGGCAGACGGCGAGAAGGGAGAGAGCTGTTGCTGACGCTGCCTGGATGAAACATGTGATAGAAGAGCAACTTGACCTGGAGCGTAAGAGGGAGGCTGAGTTTGATGTCCTGTACAG agaagaagcTCAGCGTGTATGGGAGAAACGTGAGGCCCAAtgggagaaggagaagaaggcCAGAGAGCGACTCATGCAGGAG gtGCTTGTGGGGAGGCAGCAGCAACTGGAGCTAAAAATGTTGAAGAACCGGGAAGCTCAAGAGGAATCGCTGAAGAGACGGGAGGAGCTGATCCAGGAGCTGGAGCTGGAGAGGAATCTCAGATGCCTGGAAAAAGAGACGGAGCAGAGCTGTAGGACAGCGAGGATGCAAGAGCTGAAGGCCCAG GTGGAACAGAAACACCAAGAGCAGTGGGAGGAGCAGTGCAggatacagcaggaggaagaggaggaaaggAAGGCTCTTGAAATCCAAGATGGAGACCTGAAGCTTGAGATGCAGAAGATAGCTGAGGAAGGTTATCaacaaaag ATTCACAGCAGACCTCGATCAGCCTGGACGTAA